AACTCATCtcaagaataataaataaaaaaaaataacaccaGTCAAGCGATTAGCAGCAACTTGCAAGGTGAGATAAGCTTTGCAATCGTACGTAAATGGGAATGAAAGCTTTTTGAGATGCGACTGTGAGAATCTGAGAATGTGCTCGACGTTAGACAGTTTCAATTAAACACTCATTAAGTCCGCACGTTTCAACATCTAGTACGCATCGTATTAATCGCTCAATATGAAGCTGTTCTTGCTGCTTTGTGTGCTTGGCATTCACAGCTTATCACTCGTTCAAGGCGAGACCAAGCTCGTGTGTTACTATGACTCGAGCTCGTTTTTGCGTCAGGGTCTCGCCAAACTTGATGTCGCCAATCTGGAGGTCGCCCTGCAGTTTTGTACGCATTTGGTCTACGGATATGCTGGCATAAATCGAGAAACCTTTGAGCTGCAGAGCCTGAATGTCGACATCGATATGTTCCATTATGGAGATATTACGAAATTGCGCGCTAGATTCCCCCGTCTGAAGATCCTTTTGAGTGTCGGCGGTGATCATGACTTGGATGCATCCGAGTCGAACAAATATCTTAATCTGCTCGAGGCAAATGCCACTACGCAACAGAATTTTATCGATAGCAGCATGATCTTATTGCGTAGCAATAAATTCGATGGCTTGGACTTGGCCTTCCAGTTGCCCAAGAATAAGCCACGCAAAGTTCACGGCACTCTTGGCACTTACTGGAAGAGTTTCAAGAAACTATTTACCGGCAATTTCATTGTCGATATCAATGCTGAGGTGCACAAGGAACAGTACACGGAACTTGTTTCGAAGCTGAGCAGAGCATTAAAAAGCGTGGATCTATCGCTGACCATGACTGTTTTGCCCAACGTTAACTCAACCTGTAAGTCATTGCTAATTGCCTAACGTAACACTTATTAATCCAAATCATTTACGCATTTTAGGGTATTTCGATGTGCCCAAGATTGTCAATCATTTCGACTTTATTAACCTGGCTGCCTTCGATTTCCTGACTCCGCTGCGCAATCCGGAAGAAGCTGACTACAGTGCTCCGATTTTCTTCTTGGACGAGCAAAATCGTCAGCCtcatttgaatattgaatacCAGTTAAACTATTGGCTACAAAATCATTGCCCAGCCAACAAGCTCAACTTAGGTATTGCCTCCTACGGCCGCGCCTGGAAATTGTCCACAGACTCTGGCGTAAGTGGCGCTCCAGTGGTTCCTAGCACTCAGGGCGTAGCGCCTGGTGGACTGCAAATTGCCAGCACTGAAGGATTGCTGAGTTGGCCAGAAATCTGCTCGAAAATCTCGCAGAATGCAACAGCTGCCTATCGTGGACAGAATGCCCCAATACGCAAGACCACCGATCTCACAGAGAAGTATGGCAACTACGCATTCCGCCCGGCTGATGAGGATGGCGAGCACGGAGTCTGGGTGAGCTACGATGATCCTGACTTTGCAGCCATCAAGGCTAACTACGCTAAGGGCAGAGGTCTGGGCGGTGTTGCTTTGTTCGATCTGAGCTACGACGACTTCCGTGGACTTTGCACGGGAAACAAATTTCCCATACTTCGTTCCATTAAATCTTTCCTGCCCTAATATATAGTTTGGACATGCATTTCTCTATTAGTTTTACTAAATACACAATTTGACATGTTAATATTTCAGAACAACTTAAAAGCCTCTACTTCCATAATAAACTGATtgcaaaagcaattaattttaaataaaacccTGACATGATTCTACTGCTCTCTTTTTCTATGAATGAGATTATGATATTTCCTACAGAAGCTTTTAAAATACGTCACCAGCAAAAGCTTAGATCGTATGTCGGTTAGCTTCCtctgttatttaaatttaagcatGAGTTCAttcaaacatttcattcataCACGCTTGAATGGTATAGATGTAAGAAAGAGAATTACACTCATGATTAAGATTGAATAGTTAGTTAGTTCTTCCCTTAAGTCTACGATGGCAGTGTGGCCATTTTGATCTTTGATTTGATGTCTACCATAAATACTACCCCTAACTAATAAACTGAGAATAATATCTTTTAATTTATCCTGAGCACCCTGATCCAAAACTAGAACTACaccaatttcatttcatattttgagAACCGATTTATGAGAatcttgacttgacttgactctCTTTTATCGCTTCAAATAGCTTAGCCAGCAAAAGCTTTGCTAGATTTTCGTTTTAGATTCTTTTATGATTCAAGATTAAACTTTAGTCACGCTCGAGTAATGTAACTGAAAGGAGCAGCATCGACAATATGATAAAGCTcgaatattttattcttcttccaagtttgcaattaattgtTACATATGCCGATGAAGTCGTACCTGAACATGTTCCCAGAGTCGTATGTTTTTATGATACGATAAGTTCATTGCGCGAAGGTATTTCAActaatgttttaattaaaatcaagaGCATTTCACCACTTTTCATCTTTACAGGTCCAGCAAAGCTTACTAATGCGCTCTTACAAATACCTCTGATCAATTGCACTCATTTGGTTTATGGCTATGTGGGAATACGAGAAGACAACTATGAAGTGAAGATTCTAAATGAAGATTTTgacataaaacaaaatcaatttggCAATGTGACgtcatttaaaagcaaatatccgcacttgaaaattttattgagTGTAGGCGGATATCGTGACATCGATGAGACGTATCCCAATAAATACATGGAACTACTTGATGGAGGATTAGAGAAGCAGATACAATTTATCGAGTCAGCGTACGCGCTTGTCAAAAAGTACGGATTTGACGGTCTTGACTTAGCCTATCAGTTTCCACGGAGCATGcctgcaaatattttgaaacgCAAGGaacaatttaatgattttattcaatatttagcGCGTTTAAGGTTCAGAATTAATGGATTACTGTTAACTCTAACTATGTTACCAAGAGTAAACCCCAAATGTAAGTTATACCCCAATATCTTTTAAATGTAAGCACtattaattgttttactttttatggGGTATATGCACTCTATTGGAATTGATAGTAAggtaaaattttgtaaatttggGCACTTATGACTTCTTCACACCCACACAAAATCCCCACGAAGCAGACTACACAGCACCACTTTATCACAATTCCACTCAGAATAGAGAGAAATCCATGAATGTCGACTACCAGGTGCACTATTGGGAAAGCCGGCCTTTTAGTCATCGTAATTTAAACATGGGATTTGGTATTTATGGAAATGCTTGGGCGACAACTCACAAATCTGGAACAACTGGAGAACCCATCGTACAGCATACGAATGGTCCTGCTCGAGGAGATTTGATGGTGTTGTTAGCTATTCCGAAATATGCAATATACTCCATCGCGGTTatggtaataattattataattcatcACTTGCCGCTAGCTTTGCATACAATCAAACACTTGACGCTGAACATGAAGGATTCTGGTTAACCTACGATAATTTAGTTACTCTTGCTAACAAAGCGAGATATGCGAGTAGATACATTGGCGGTGTGGCTATATTCGACCTTGGATTTGATGACTTTCAAGGCTACTGCAATGacgaaaaatttttaatattaaatcacATAAGATCATATTTGCTACATCCTGAGCAACCGGATCCCAAACTTGACCTACATCAGCTTCCCCGACCCAAACCGCAACATTCTCTATTAACCACATTGTAAAGAGCTCTTATCAATAATTGTTGTCAACTAAGTCAAATAAAGTGACAATagattatatatttaatatttacatattatttgATTCTTGAGAAAAAGGGTTTGCTCAATTTGTGAGCTGATTAGgtgtatatttaattcataaaaGACAATCTACAGTGGGAAAAATAAGAGTAAGAAATTTCGAATtcttaaaacatttaaatttataatctGGGCAAAGTCATTTAATAAGCTTAATTAAGAGagctaatatatatttataagttgaatatttttgcataattataaCTTTATAACCAAACCTAAGTTTCCAAAGcttcttttaattaataactttattgaattcctctctttctcttaatTTTAGGCTAGATATGTAGACGAATTCCAAGCTTACACAAAAGCTTCGATCGTTTTTTAGTTAGCACTTTTGTCATCTGTTGTACATATTAGAGTTTGATTTTGAATTCAGGTTCAGTTCGCTTCTAATTGATCAGAGATTCGGTCTTGAATATTCAAGTGGAtcttaatttcaattcaaagtATAATATGTATCGTTTAGCTGTTTGTATTCTGCTTGCGAGTCTTTGCTCTACAGTCATAAGCAATGAGTCTAGAGTCGTGTGTTATTACAATTCAGAAAGTTCTTTACGCAAAGGTAAGTCATGAAGCcaacttataaatattatcTTTATTCGATACTTTTATTATCAAAGGCTCTGGAAAACTGACCAAAAATGACTTGCTCTTCTCTGCCCCGTATTGTACACATTTGGTGTATGGCTATGTGGGAATAAGTGGCGACAACTACCAAGTGAACAGCCTGAATGAACGTCTGGACATTAAGTAAAAACATTTGACTGAAGTAACGTCCATTAAGAGCGAATATCCAGGCTTGAAAGTGCTACTGAGTGTAGGCGGAGATCGTGATATTGATGCGAAGTATCCTAATAAATATATCGAACTACTAGAAGCAGGAcaagaaaagcaaaatgaatttattcaGTCAGCTCACTTGTTCGTTAAGAATTTTGGTTTCGATGGCCTTGATCTAGCATATCAATTCCCACGGAACCAACCTTGGAACAAAGAAGGAATAGAAAAACTGAAACCAAATACAGAGCAGCTTAAGGAACAGTTTACAACACTCGTTCAGAACTTAAAGGAAACGTTGCAAAATGATGAATTGCTCTTAAGTGTGACTGTGCTGCCGAATGTCAACTCTTCATGTAACACCCAAATATCTTATCGAAATAAGAAAAGTGTCACTTAGAAATTCTTTTTTGTAGGGTATTTTGATATTCCTGCACTTGACAAGCACCTGGACTTTGTGAATCTGGCCGCCTTTGATTTTATCACCTCCCATCGGAATCCCCACGAAGCTGATTACTCTGCTCCACTTTACCATAATGCAACCCAGAATCGATTGCCACACTTTACTGTGGATTTCCAGGTGCAATATTGGAAGCAGCAAGGATTTCCCTCCAATAAATTAAACTTGGGATTTGGCATTTATGGAAATACATGGAGACTAACCTACCAATCAGGTGAAAGTGGCGTACCTATCGTTTATCATGCCAAGGGTCCTGCTCCGGGAGGTCCTTATACCCGAAAAGATGGTGTGGCTAGCTATCCGGAGATATGCACCTTGCTGCACAATGCACTTCTTTATAAAGATTCGACGACGAAAGAGGATCAGGAGGCATATGGGAACTACGTTCACTATTCCCCATTCGAACCTAACACTGAAGGCGTCTGGGTAAGCTACGATAACATTTATGCCCTCGTCAGCAAGGCGAGGTATGCCAAGAGCCATGTAGGAGGTGTGGCTATATTTGATCTCGGATACGATGATTACCAGGACGAATGCAATGCGGGAATGTTTCCAATAATGCGGTTTATAAGGGTAAATTTTTTGAGTGAGAATGCGACTTATCCAGAAATTGATCTAGCTGGAATACCAATTTGGTAACTGAATCTTGATTGCCGATTTGCTAAtaaaatttctgaaaattatataattctaatatatttcttcgaattcgttttttttctttaaacttGTGTTTGtgattgcaatttaaataatgaacaGAACGCTGCAAATGAAAGCTGGTTAGATATGATAATCAATCCAACAGCGAAagtagaaaaatatatatatacatattgaaattcgcacaaatatttaaaagctaTACGATTTAAGAACTCAATTCAGTTCGATTTTGTGTACTCGACGTTGCGGTCGTCTGGCTTTAAGAATGGAAAATTCGATAAAAGTGCTCgccttatttttgttgttgccattacTTTATGTCCCTGCAAATGGACATAAAATAGTGTGTTATTATGACTCAGCAAGCTCTTTACGTGAAAGTAAGTTTTCATCAAAAGTTtctgtaattaatttataatcaaaCAATGATATAATTGTATTAGATCCAAACCAGTTGACGACTTCAAACTTGGCTCTTGCCCTACGATTCTGTACGCATTTGATTTATGGCTATGCGGGAATACGAGCTGACAACTATCAAGCACACAGCTTAAATGAACAACTGGACGTTCAACAGCATCAATTCTCTGAAGTGACTGCCTTAAAACGCCACTATCCAGGTCTGAAAGTACTGCTGAGTGTGGGAGGTGATCGCGACATCGATGGAGAGCATCCAAATAAATACATCAATCTGCTTGAATCCCAATTCAACCAGATAGAATTTATAAAATCAGCTCACTCGTTGGTCAAGAACTACGGATTCGATGGTCTTGATCTTGCCTATCAGTTTCCCAAGAATAAGCCAAGGAAAGTTCACTCACTTCTTGGTAAGGCTTGGAAAGCAGTTAAGAAGTTAGGCACTGGCGATTTTATTGTGGACCCTAATGCAGAGCAACATAAGAAACAATTCACATCGCTTGTCCGTGATGCGAGCGATAAACTGCGCCAAGATGGTTTTCTCTTAAGCTTGACTGTGCTTCCAAATGTCAACTCGACTTGTaagtacacaaatatttatgtatttctcGCTGCAAATTGATATGTTATGTTGTTATACAGGGTATTTTGATATTCCGGTGCTCAATGACCTCGttgattttgttaatattgCTGCATTTGACTTTGTAACTCCCGAACGCAACCCTGAAGAAGCGGACTACCCAGCTCCGCTTTTTAAGGACGAATCCCATGAGCGACTGTCTCATTATAATGCTGATTTTCAAACGCAATATTGGCTTGATCAAAGAttagatgaaaaaaaaatcatctTAGGTATACCCAGCTACGGAAATGCTTGGAAGCTAACCAAAGATTCTGGAGAAACTGGAAAGCCCATTGTGTCGAAGACGAATGGTCCTGCTCCGCCAGGTCCCTATTTGAATAAAGCTGGTGTACGCAGCTTACCAGAAATATGTTTGCTGCTAGAGAGTCCAAACAAACCCGTAACGAAAGCTGATCTTTTGACTGGCGAGGTTAACAAATACGGCAGCTATGTGTTAAGttcaaaagatttaaataCTGAGAGAATCTGGGTTGGCTATGATA
This DNA window, taken from Drosophila nasuta strain 15112-1781.00 chromosome 2L, ASM2355853v1, whole genome shotgun sequence, encodes the following:
- the LOC132786989 gene encoding chitinase-like protein Idgf2, which gives rise to MIKLEYFILLPSLQLIVTYADEVVPEHVPRVVCFYDTISSLREGPAKLTNALLQIPLINCTHLVYGYVGIREDNYEVKILNEDFDIKQNQFGNVTSFKSKYPHLKILLSVGGYRDIDETYPNKYMELLDGGLEKQIQFIESAYALVKKYGFDGLDLAYQFPRSMPANILKRKEQFNDFIQYLARLRFRINGLLLTLTMLPRVNPKLR
- the LOC132798484 gene encoding chitinase-like protein Idgf1 — protein: MKLFLLLCVLGIHSLSLVQGETKLVCYYDSSSFLRQGLAKLDVANLEVALQFCTHLVYGYAGINRETFELQSLNVDIDMFHYGDITKLRARFPRLKILLSVGGDHDLDASESNKYLNLLEANATTQQNFIDSSMILLRSNKFDGLDLAFQLPKNKPRKVHGTLGTYWKSFKKLFTGNFIVDINAEVHKEQYTELVSKLSRALKSVDLSLTMTVLPNVNSTWYFDVPKIVNHFDFINLAAFDFLTPLRNPEEADYSAPIFFLDEQNRQPHLNIEYQLNYWLQNHCPANKLNLGIASYGRAWKLSTDSGVSGAPVVPSTQGVAPGGLQIASTEGLLSWPEICSKISQNATAAYRGQNAPIRKTTDLTEKYGNYAFRPADEDGEHGVWVSYDDPDFAAIKANYAKGRGLGGVALFDLSYDDFRGLCTGNKFPILRSIKSFLP
- the LOC132786994 gene encoding LOW QUALITY PROTEIN: chitinase-like protein Idgf2 (The sequence of the model RefSeq protein was modified relative to this genomic sequence to represent the inferred CDS: substituted 1 base at 1 genomic stop codon), with amino-acid sequence MYRLAVCILLASLCSTVISNESRVVCYYNSESSLRKGSGKLTKNDLLFSAPYCTHLVYGYVGISGDNYQVNSLNERLDIKXKHLTEVTSIKSEYPGLKVLLSVGGDRDIDAKYPNKYIELLEAGQEKQNEFIQSAHLFVKNFGFDGLDLAYQFPRNQPWNKEGIEKLKPNTEQLKEQFTTLVQNLKETLQNDELLLSVTVLPNVNSSWYFDIPALDKHLDFVNLAAFDFITSHRNPHEADYSAPLYHNATQNRLPHFTVDFQVQYWKQQGFPSNKLNLGFGIYGNTWRLTYQSGESGVPIVYHAKGPAPGGPYTRKDGVASYPEICTLLHNALLYKDSTTKEDQEAYGNYVHYSPFEPNTEGVWVSYDNIYALVSKARYAKSHVGGVAIFDLGYDDYQDECNAGMFPIMRFIRVNFLSENATYPEIDLAGIPIW